The nucleotide sequence CTACGCCGTCGTGCGAAAGAAAGCTCCGCTCGGAGCGCTGTCCGGACTGGCTGCGGAGACGGCCTTGATGGCGCCCATCGCGGTCGGTTGGCTGGCCTGGCAGGCGTGGAGCGGCGAGGCGTGGTTTGGAGAAGGGAGCACGCAGGCGCTGCTGATCATCGGCACGGGTCTGGCCACGGCCACGCCGCTGCTGTGCTTCGGCCATGCGACGCGGACGATCTCGCTGACCACGCTCGGCATCCTCCAATTCATCGGGCCGACCCTGCAGTTCCTGATCGGCTGGCAGATCTACGGCGAGCCGATGACATCGCTGCGCCTGCTTTCCTTCGCGTTGATCTGGACCGCCGTGGCGATCTACGCGGCCGATGCTTGGCAGACGGGACGAGAGAAGGCGGCGGGCTCCGAGGTTTGATCTTGTCCCGATCTGTTGGAGTCGCTTGCCTCACAGGGTCATGAGTCAGGATACGCAGTGGTTTGTCTCGCAGGAGGACCAGCAGTTAGGCCCCTACACCGGGGATCAGATGCTTTCATTCGCCCAAGGAGGAAATATCACCCGCGAATCCCTCGTCTGGGCAGAGGGCATGGCGGAGTGGCTGCCAGCCGGGCGGATCGACGGGCTTTTCCCCGCCGCCGTGAAAGTCGCAGCCGCTACCGCCAAGCCGGTCCCCGCCGCGCGCGTGGCCACGGCGCAACCGTCCGGGCCCATGCGTGCTGGCGCTACGACTCCGGGCCGTGCCACCCAGCCAGCGGCGCGGTCCGGTCAGGCCACTGCTGCCGCGGCGACCCAGACTGCCCAGGCACAGGGTGGGAATGCGGTCTTCCCGCGTCCGCCGGTGCCACTAGCCTCATTCGGACTGTATGCAGGCACGGTCGCTGCCGCGGTGGTCCTGGCATTGGTCGGCGGTCTCACCATTTTCATGGCGGCCCGGCATCCGGAGTCGATCCAGCCGGACCCGGCGCTCGGGATCATCACGCTCGTTTGCTTCTCTCTGGCCGGCCTGTGCCTGATCGCCGCCCAGGTCTTCGCGCTGATGAACTTGTATCGCGCGTGGTTCTGCCTCTCGCGGGCCGGGGCCACGGTCACGCCGGGCATGGCGGTCGGCCTGCTTTTCGTGCCGCTTTTCAATGTCTACTGGCTCTTCCGTGCCTACTACGGCTTCGCTCAGGAGTGGAACCGCATCACCCATTTCTTCGAAGACACCCGGCGGGGGCCGAAGATGTCCGAGGGCGTCTTCCTCGCCTTCTGCATCTGCTCGCTGATCCTGCCGCCGCTGGCATTCATCCTCGCCTTCCCGGTGATGGCCGGGCTTTGCAACGCGATCAATTTCATCGCCCGCCGCCCGCTCCAGGCACGCGCGCCAATGCGAACCCGCTGACTAAGATGGGCACGAAAAAGGGCGGGGCACCTCAGCGTCCCGCCCTTTTTGAAGATTCGTAGTCGGGAAAATCCTGGATCAGCCGATCTCGGTGCGGCCGGAAAGCTGGGCACCACCTTCCATCGAGAAGTTCTTGGCCTTGATGTCGCCGTCGAGGCGGGACTTGGCCTTCAGCTCGCAGTGCTCGGAGGTGATCTTGCCTTCGATCTTGCCGAAGACCTTCACGTCGCCGGCGGTTACGTTGCCCTTCACGACGGCGTTTTCGCCGATGGTCACGCGGCCCTTCTCGGAGATGATCTCACCCTCGATCTTGCCGTCGATGATCATGTCATTCGAGAAGCGGATGGATCCGGTGATCTCGATGCCGCTGGAAAGGACGTTGGTTGCGTTCGCCATGGGTCCGAAATTCAGCAGAGGGACCGCGGGTTGGCAACCGGATTTCCCGGCTAAATCGTGTGGCGTGCGGCTTCCCATTTTCCCCTCCACCCCCCACCATCCCGCCCCGCCGATGCTGCTTGATCCCGCCCGTGTCTCCGATCCGACCTCGAATGACGAGGTGCTCAGTGCCTTCCTCGACTACCTGATCGAGACGAATGTGGAGCCCTACGATCATCAGGAACAGGCCATCCTGGAGCTCTACGCGGGCAACAATGTCATTCTGAACACGCCGACAGGCTCGGGGAAATCCCTGGTGGCCCTGGCGCTGCACTACAAGGCGATCTGCCAGAACCGGCGCTCGTACTACACGGTGCCGATCAAGGCGCTGGCGAATGAGAAATTCCTCTCGCTGTGCCATCTCTTCGGCCCGGACAAGGTGGGCATGATCACCGGGGATGCGACGGTGAATCCAGGCGCACCGGTCATCTGCTGCACCGCCGAGATCCTGGCAAATCTGGCGCTACGCGAGGGACGGCACGCGCAGGTGGACGATGTGATCATGGACGAGTTCCACTATTACTCGGACTCGTCCCGCGGCTTTGCCTGGCAGGTTCCCCTGCTGACTTTGCCACAGGCACGCTTTCTCCTGATGTCCGCGACGCTCGGGGAGACGGCGTTCTTTGAAGAAGGAATCACGAAGCTGACAGGGACGCCGACGGTGCTGGTGAAGTCCGACCAGAGGCCAGTCCCCTTGGAATTCGACTACAGCGAGACCCCGTTGGAGGAGATGGTCGCAGAGCTGGTGGAGAAAAAGAAGGCACCCGTCTATCTCGTCCACTTCACCCAGCTCGCTTGTGCAGGCACAGCCCAGAGCCTCCTGAGCTGGAACTTCTGCACGAAGGAGGAGAAGCAGCAGATCGCCGAGACGCTGCACGACGCGAACTTCCGCAGCCCCTACGGCAAGGAGGTCTCGAAGCTGCTGCGG is from Luteolibacter flavescens and encodes:
- a CDS encoding DUF4339 domain-containing protein → MSQDTQWFVSQEDQQLGPYTGDQMLSFAQGGNITRESLVWAEGMAEWLPAGRIDGLFPAAVKVAAATAKPVPAARVATAQPSGPMRAGATTPGRATQPAARSGQATAAAATQTAQAQGGNAVFPRPPVPLASFGLYAGTVAAAVVLALVGGLTIFMAARHPESIQPDPALGIITLVCFSLAGLCLIAAQVFALMNLYRAWFCLSRAGATVTPGMAVGLLFVPLFNVYWLFRAYYGFAQEWNRITHFFEDTRRGPKMSEGVFLAFCICSLILPPLAFILAFPVMAGLCNAINFIARRPLQARAPMRTR
- a CDS encoding bactofilin family protein — its product is MANATNVLSSGIEITGSIRFSNDMIIDGKIEGEIISEKGRVTIGENAVVKGNVTAGDVKVFGKIEGKITSEHCELKAKSRLDGDIKAKNFSMEGGAQLSGRTEIG